A stretch of the Poseidonibacter parvus genome encodes the following:
- a CDS encoding AraC family transcriptional regulator, producing the protein MKKETLEKRTKIANDILYYIYTHIEIHIDLEELSIDLKVSKFHMHRIFKEVFGRNIYESIKSIRLQKASNLLLTNKYSTISNVANMCGYSSQSSFIKIFKDRFEQTPKQWRKGGYKEYSNKILEQLEIAKNSTADFSNVKPDIVKMPAMKSYYIRNKGYTSNIKETWQKLKTWVLINEIKDYKQIALFHDNPTITPLDDCQYIACIVPSNDEKINSDRLPSFNIASGVYAKFDLQGKQGDVLKFIHWVYHEWLPKSEYETTTKPSYTVYRKNNHLNNSNEFDISFYVSINF; encoded by the coding sequence ATGAAAAAAGAAACTCTAGAAAAAAGAACAAAAATTGCTAATGATATTTTGTACTATATTTATACTCACATTGAAATACATATTGATTTAGAAGAGCTTAGTATTGATTTAAAGGTAAGCAAATTTCATATGCACCGTATTTTTAAAGAGGTATTTGGACGAAATATTTATGAAAGTATTAAATCAATTAGATTACAAAAAGCATCAAATCTACTTTTAACAAATAAATACTCAACAATTTCTAATGTAGCAAATATGTGTGGCTATTCATCTCAATCCTCTTTTATAAAAATTTTTAAAGATAGATTTGAACAAACTCCTAAACAGTGGAGAAAAGGTGGATATAAAGAATACTCAAATAAAATTTTAGAACAACTTGAAATTGCCAAAAATTCAACAGCAGACTTTTCAAATGTAAAGCCTGATATTGTAAAAATGCCAGCGATGAAAAGCTACTATATAAGAAACAAAGGTTATACATCCAATATCAAAGAAACTTGGCAAAAACTTAAAACTTGGGTTTTAATAAATGAAATTAAAGATTATAAACAAATCGCACTTTTTCATGATAATCCTACTATCACACCTCTAGATGATTGTCAATATATAGCTTGTATAGTTCCAAGCAATGATGAGAAAATAAATAGTGATAGACTTCCTTCTTTTAATATAGCTTCAGGTGTTTATGCAAAATTTGATTTGCAAGGTAAGCAAGGAGATGTTTTAAAATTCATTCATTGGGTTTATCATGAATGGCTTCCAAAAAGTGAGTATGAAACAACAACAAAACCATCTTATACTGTTTATAGAAAGAATAATCATTTAAATAATTCAAATGAATTTGACATTAGTTTTTATGTTTCTATTAATTTTTAG
- a CDS encoding response regulator transcription factor: MKILLLEDDVMLNEMISEYLGSTGHVVKSATTGKECIQTLSEEKFDLLILDINLPDINGFTILESLHEQKRMIPTIYISALIEIEDISRAFDIGCHDYLKKPFHLKELTIRINKILKTTIVPQRHKRLSKNYSYDSETMTLLFNNEPHILPKRQIQIIELLAHNRSLVVQYDMFRNYVWNDDFIDNATIRAEVNRVKKVLKEDFIKNIRGSGYMVERPN, from the coding sequence ATGAAAATATTACTATTAGAAGATGACGTAATGTTAAATGAGATGATAAGTGAATACTTAGGCTCAACAGGACATGTTGTAAAAAGTGCAACTACAGGAAAAGAGTGTATACAAACTTTAAGTGAAGAAAAATTTGACTTGTTAATCTTAGATATTAACTTACCTGATATTAATGGTTTTACAATATTAGAAAGTTTACATGAACAAAAAAGAATGATTCCAACAATTTATATATCAGCACTTATTGAAATTGAAGATATTTCAAGAGCCTTTGATATTGGCTGTCATGATTATTTGAAAAAACCATTTCATTTAAAAGAGTTAACTATTAGAATAAACAAGATTTTAAAAACAACTATTGTTCCTCAACGACATAAAAGACTATCAAAGAATTATTCTTATGATTCAGAAACTATGACTTTATTGTTTAATAATGAACCTCATATTCTACCAAAAAGACAAATACAAATTATTGAGTTACTAGCACATAATAGATCTTTAGTTGTTCAATATGATATGTTTAGAAACTATGTATGGAATGATGACTTTATAGATAATGCAACAATAAGAGCAGAAGTAAATAGAGTAAAAAAAGTTTTAAAAGAAGATTTTATTAAAAATATTAGAGGAAGTGGCTATATGGTAGAAAGACCTAATTAG
- a CDS encoding FIST N-terminal domain-containing protein, protein MKTFNYTYNEEDLDILIDFSLLKKEKNILIQIFCGHNKNVLKVIATQLLEKLPQAICIGSSTDGEINNSKVTTCHTIISISIFENTTLETTFVRKKDSFTNGVELAQKLCKEDTKLLITFSDGAKTNGEAFIKGIQSVNNKVIVSGGMAGDNANFTQTFVSSQGEVIINGAVGVALNSKTLKVCNAYNFNWSPIGIEHTIDKVKDNRVYQISGMKPLDFYEKYLGEYVAKALPATGIEFPLIAHRNGLPVARAVINKHKDGSLSFAGNLYEGDNVKLGFGNVELIMSNPLESLFDTCNIKDTQSFFIYSCMARRRYMPSMVEIEIKPFSQIAPTSGFFTYGEFYHDNGHNELLNQTFTIVALSEKINDTNKKISCDIQTSNQPISEHARSLQALTHLIQQSSKDYNEQSKELEEGKIYAQNLVDSQKQFLKHAVHETNTPLSIIMGNIEMYEMESGKNKHMTNIEVAMKNISSIYDDLSYLIKKNQVNEATHEINLVDFVRSRIDFFSQSAIKFKCNFDFSSQRKIILLNFNEIKLQRIVDNNLTNAIKYSLPNETIKVKMNVLNQDCYLVIESRSKQILDQQKIFEEYYREQISDQEGFGLGLNLVKRICSEENVGIQLESGENWASFTYIFKEIK, encoded by the coding sequence ATGAAAACATTTAACTATACATATAATGAAGAAGACTTAGATATATTAATAGACTTTTCATTATTAAAAAAAGAAAAAAACATTCTAATACAAATTTTTTGCGGACACAATAAAAATGTATTAAAAGTAATTGCAACACAATTATTAGAAAAACTTCCACAAGCTATTTGTATAGGTTCATCTACTGATGGAGAAATTAATAATAGTAAAGTAACAACTTGCCATACAATTATTTCTATTTCAATATTTGAAAACACTACATTAGAAACAACTTTTGTAAGAAAAAAAGACTCTTTTACAAATGGTGTTGAATTAGCTCAAAAGTTATGCAAAGAAGATACTAAACTTCTTATTACATTTTCTGATGGTGCAAAGACAAATGGTGAAGCTTTTATAAAAGGTATTCAATCTGTAAATAATAAGGTAATAGTTTCAGGAGGAATGGCAGGTGATAATGCAAACTTTACACAAACCTTTGTTTCTTCACAAGGTGAAGTTATTATAAATGGTGCAGTAGGAGTTGCTTTAAACTCCAAAACATTAAAAGTTTGTAATGCTTACAATTTTAATTGGTCACCAATTGGAATAGAACATACTATTGATAAAGTTAAAGATAATAGAGTGTATCAAATATCAGGAATGAAACCTTTAGACTTTTATGAAAAGTATTTAGGAGAGTATGTAGCAAAAGCACTTCCAGCTACTGGAATTGAATTTCCATTAATTGCACATAGAAATGGTTTACCAGTAGCACGTGCTGTTATAAATAAACACAAAGATGGAAGTCTTAGTTTTGCAGGTAATTTATATGAAGGAGATAATGTAAAATTAGGTTTTGGTAATGTAGAACTTATCATGAGTAATCCCTTAGAGTCATTATTTGATACATGTAATATAAAAGACACTCAATCTTTTTTCATTTACTCATGTATGGCAAGAAGAAGATATATGCCAAGTATGGTTGAAATTGAAATAAAGCCTTTTTCACAAATCGCCCCTACTTCAGGTTTCTTTACTTATGGAGAGTTTTATCATGATAATGGACATAATGAATTACTAAATCAAACATTTACTATTGTTGCTTTAAGTGAGAAAATTAATGATACAAATAAAAAAATATCATGTGATATTCAAACATCAAATCAGCCAATAAGTGAACATGCGAGAAGTTTACAAGCCTTGACTCATTTAATACAACAATCATCAAAAGATTATAATGAACAATCAAAAGAACTAGAAGAAGGAAAGATTTATGCGCAAAATCTAGTAGATTCTCAAAAACAATTTCTAAAACATGCAGTTCATGAAACAAATACTCCTTTATCAATTATTATGGGGAATATTGAAATGTATGAAATGGAAAGTGGTAAAAATAAACATATGACGAATATTGAAGTTGCTATGAAAAATATTTCAAGTATATATGATGACTTAAGCTATTTAATTAAAAAAAATCAAGTCAATGAAGCAACACATGAAATAAACCTTGTTGATTTTGTAAGATCAAGAATTGATTTCTTCTCACAATCTGCAATAAAATTTAAATGTAATTTTGACTTCTCATCGCAAAGAAAAATAATACTATTAAACTTTAATGAAATTAAACTTCAAAGAATTGTAGATAATAACCTTACAAATGCAATTAAATATTCACTACCAAATGAAACAATAAAAGTAAAAATGAATGTTTTAAACCAAGATTGTTATTTAGTAATTGAAAGTCGTTCAAAGCAAATACTAGATCAACAAAAAATATTTGAAGAGTATTATAGAGAACAAATAAGTGACCAAGAAGGTTTTGGACTTGGGTTAAATCTAGTAAAAAGAATTTGTAGTGAAGAAAATGTTGGTATACAACTAGAGTCAGGTGAAAACTGGGCATCATTTACATATATATTTAAGGAAATAAAATGA
- a CDS encoding aldehyde dehydrogenase family protein, giving the protein MAYAKPQYKEQFENFIGGEWVAPLSGEYFDNISPVDGEVLTRIPRSNEADVDAAVAAGMVAFESFKHSTVIERSTMLNKIADAIEENLEALAIAETLDNGKAVRETLAADVPLVVDHFRYFASVIRGESGDVSDLDENTISQEIHEPLGVVAQIIPWNFPLLMAAWKIAPALAAGNAVVLKPASATPMSILMLMETIQEVLPKGLVNIINGAGGKIGKHLSTHPDIKKVGFTGETTTGQLIMQYATENIIPSTLELGGKSPNIFLESIMDKDDEFFDKAIEGLVLFAFNSGEVCTAPTRALIQESIYEPFMKRCLERIEAITQENPLDPTTKMGAQCSVSQKEKILSYIKIGKDEGAECLIGGEAYDNKTFPNGNYIKPTIFKGHNKMRIFQEEIFGPVLAVTTFKTEEEALEIANDTIYGLGSGVWSRDAHQLHKFSRGIEAGRVWVNCYHMYPSHASFGGYKKSGIGRETHMMMLNSYRHTKNILTSYSKDAMGFF; this is encoded by the coding sequence ATGGCATACGCTAAACCTCAATATAAAGAACAATTTGAAAATTTCATCGGTGGAGAATGGGTTGCACCATTAAGTGGAGAATATTTTGATAATATCTCACCTGTAGATGGAGAAGTTCTTACAAGAATTCCAAGATCAAATGAAGCTGATGTAGATGCAGCAGTTGCAGCTGGTATGGTTGCTTTTGAATCATTCAAGCATTCTACAGTAATTGAAAGATCAACTATGTTAAATAAAATTGCAGATGCAATTGAAGAAAACTTAGAAGCTTTAGCAATTGCTGAAACTTTAGATAATGGTAAAGCAGTAAGAGAAACACTTGCAGCTGATGTACCTTTAGTTGTTGATCACTTTAGATATTTTGCATCTGTTATTAGAGGTGAATCTGGTGATGTTTCTGACTTAGACGAAAATACAATTTCTCAAGAAATTCATGAGCCTTTAGGTGTTGTTGCTCAAATTATTCCATGGAACTTCCCATTATTAATGGCAGCTTGGAAAATTGCACCAGCATTAGCAGCAGGAAATGCAGTTGTATTAAAGCCAGCATCAGCGACTCCAATGTCAATTTTAATGTTAATGGAAACAATTCAAGAAGTTCTTCCAAAAGGTCTTGTTAATATTATTAATGGTGCTGGTGGAAAAATTGGTAAGCATTTATCAACTCATCCAGATATCAAAAAAGTTGGATTTACAGGAGAAACTACAACTGGTCAATTAATTATGCAGTATGCAACTGAGAATATTATTCCTTCTACATTAGAACTTGGTGGTAAATCGCCAAATATTTTCTTAGAATCAATTATGGATAAAGATGATGAATTCTTCGATAAAGCAATCGAAGGTTTAGTATTATTCGCATTTAACTCAGGTGAAGTTTGTACAGCACCAACTAGAGCATTAATTCAAGAATCAATTTATGAGCCATTTATGAAAAGATGTTTAGAAAGAATTGAAGCAATTACACAAGAAAACCCATTAGATCCAACTACTAAAATGGGTGCACAGTGTTCAGTTTCACAAAAAGAGAAAATTCTTTCTTATATTAAAATTGGTAAAGATGAAGGTGCTGAGTGTTTAATTGGTGGTGAAGCTTATGATAATAAAACTTTCCCTAATGGAAACTATATCAAGCCTACAATCTTTAAAGGTCATAACAAAATGAGAATCTTCCAAGAAGAAATTTTTGGACCAGTTTTAGCAGTAACTACTTTTAAAACAGAAGAAGAAGCACTTGAAATTGCAAATGACACTATCTACGGATTAGGTTCAGGAGTATGGTCAAGAGATGCTCACCAATTACATAAATTCTCAAGAGGAATTGAAGCTGGTAGAGTTTGGGTAAATTGTTACCACATGTACCCATCTCATGCATCATTTGGTGGATATAAAAAATCAGGAATCGGAAGAGAAACTCACATGATGATGTTAAACTCTTACAGACACACAAAAAATATCTTAACATCTTACTCAAAAGATGCTATGGGATTCTTCTAG
- a CDS encoding DUF779 domain-containing protein gives MSIERVAITPAAADVVERLKKENGELVFNQSGGCCDGTAPMCYAKSDFYVPSRNVKLGEVCGVEFFIDKDQFEYFRHSHITIDVKEEKGAFGNSFSLEIDLGYQFITVSRIFTDEEYNQLSPEEKK, from the coding sequence ATGAGTATAGAAAGAGTAGCTATAACTCCTGCAGCAGCAGATGTAGTTGAAAGATTAAAAAAAGAAAATGGCGAGTTAGTATTTAACCAAAGTGGCGGTTGCTGTGATGGAACAGCTCCTATGTGTTATGCTAAAAGTGATTTTTATGTTCCAAGTAGAAATGTTAAGTTAGGTGAAGTATGTGGAGTTGAGTTTTTTATTGATAAAGACCAGTTTGAATACTTTAGACATTCTCATATTACTATTGATGTTAAAGAAGAAAAGGGTGCTTTTGGTAATTCTTTTTCTCTAGAGATTGATTTAGGTTATCAGTTTATTACCGTTTCACGGATTTTTACTGATGAAGAATATAATCAGTTAAGCCCTGAAGAGAAAAAATAG
- a CDS encoding ExbD/TolR family protein, whose protein sequence is MKRREALGLDLTPIIDVVFILLIFFIVSSVFKKDELALILDLPSSNAKEMQVDKDQVFIELSSQKLAIKGIEVSFESLEENLKAIENKSKSVIVRIDKKVEYQRVIKVLDLLQKYNLSNLALVTNEEEK, encoded by the coding sequence ATGAAAAGAAGAGAAGCATTAGGCTTAGACTTAACTCCAATTATTGATGTTGTTTTTATTCTTTTAATATTTTTTATTGTTTCTTCTGTTTTTAAAAAAGATGAACTAGCTTTAATACTTGATTTACCAAGTTCAAATGCAAAAGAAATGCAAGTAGATAAAGATCAAGTATTTATTGAGTTAAGCTCACAAAAACTAGCTATTAAAGGTATTGAAGTATCGTTTGAATCACTTGAAGAAAACTTGAAAGCAATTGAAAACAAAAGTAAATCTGTAATAGTTAGAATAGATAAAAAAGTTGAATATCAAAGAGTAATAAAAGTTTTAGATTTGCTTCAAAAGTATAATTTATCTAACTTAGCACTTGTTACAAATGAGGAAGAAAAATAA
- a CDS encoding MotA/TolQ/ExbB proton channel family protein, with the protein MVLMDYIDKGGIIVYILIALNAIGFTIILWKFFTLPRKNAMIERIKSKTDLNSKSTIFSQIEYEVKKLESGLTLIKNIATIAPLLGLLGTVFGVYKSFEAITKSGLGDPTIFSNGIAIALITTIAGLIVAIPHHIAYNHFISMLDAIELKAKKEIVGS; encoded by the coding sequence ATGGTTTTAATGGATTATATTGATAAAGGTGGAATAATAGTTTATATTTTAATTGCACTTAATGCAATTGGATTTACAATAATTCTTTGGAAGTTTTTTACACTTCCTCGAAAAAATGCAATGATAGAAAGAATAAAAAGTAAAACTGATTTAAATAGTAAATCTACAATATTTTCACAAATAGAATATGAAGTTAAAAAACTTGAATCTGGACTAACACTTATTAAGAATATTGCAACTATTGCACCTTTACTTGGTCTTTTAGGAACAGTATTTGGTGTATATAAATCTTTTGAAGCAATTACTAAAAGTGGATTAGGTGATCCTACTATTTTTTCAAATGGTATTGCAATTGCATTAATTACTACAATTGCAGGTTTAATAGTAGCCATTCCTCATCATATTGCATATAATCATTTTATTTCAATGCTTGATGCAATTGAATTAAAAGCTAAAAAAGAAATAGTTGGTTCATAA
- a CDS encoding 1-aminocyclopropane-1-carboxylate deaminase/D-cysteine desulfhydrase, with translation MNYTNSPIQQITFNNQEIFVKRDDLLHKDFSGNKARKFYYFLKNDFKDIKKVVSYGSCQSNAMYSLSCLCKIRNWDFEYYVDHIPSYLKDKPIGNYKGALDNGMCIIEKELEKEIPSKFEEDTIFIPEGGALQEAQYGIKILADEIISWSKETKQKDLKVFLPSGTGTTALYLQKYLPFEVLTCACVGDSEYLKKQFNLLERNNHPTILEMEKKYHFGKLYKEFYEIHKQLNKQTNIEFDLLYDSLGWLCVNKHLYTKKYNILYIHQGGLLGNISMRERYNYKYDKIQ, from the coding sequence ATGAACTATACAAATTCCCCAATACAACAAATTACATTTAACAATCAAGAGATTTTTGTAAAAAGAGATGATTTATTGCATAAAGACTTTTCAGGAAATAAAGCTAGAAAGTTTTACTATTTTTTAAAAAATGACTTTAAAGATATTAAAAAAGTAGTATCTTATGGTTCTTGTCAATCTAATGCTATGTACTCCCTTTCTTGTCTTTGCAAAATTAGAAATTGGGATTTTGAGTATTATGTTGACCATATTCCAAGCTATTTAAAAGATAAGCCAATTGGTAATTATAAGGGTGCTTTAGATAATGGTATGTGTATTATTGAAAAAGAATTAGAAAAAGAAATCCCATCAAAATTTGAAGAGGACACAATTTTTATTCCTGAAGGTGGAGCTTTGCAAGAAGCTCAATATGGAATAAAAATACTAGCAGATGAAATAATATCATGGTCAAAAGAAACAAAACAAAAAGACTTAAAAGTTTTTTTACCCTCAGGTACGGGAACAACTGCTTTATATTTACAAAAGTATTTACCTTTTGAAGTATTAACATGCGCTTGTGTAGGTGATAGTGAATATTTGAAAAAACAATTTAATCTTTTAGAAAGAAATAATCATCCAACAATTTTAGAAATGGAAAAAAAATACCATTTTGGGAAATTATATAAAGAGTTTTATGAAATTCATAAACAGTTAAATAAACAAACAAATATTGAATTTGATTTGCTTTATGATTCTTTAGGGTGGTTATGTGTAAATAAGCATTTATATACTAAGAAATATAATATTTTATACATACATCAAGGCGGATTACTAGGTAATATATCAATGAGAGAAAGATATAACTATAAATATGATAAAATCCAATAA
- a CDS encoding cache domain-containing protein: MLSKNEKKILKLIKYTPVLIVGFFSILITYLIFLDKNIQYKKDVDSLKSRFLEDNKNRINLEVNRVYNYILHEKTNSEKRLKILLKEKVNEAHKNMTFIYEKYKDKESKEQIINRIKDSLRNYRFNHNRGYFYIYEKSGKNILLPTKKHLEGKDFWEYKDSKGSFIIQDMVKLLKNNSESFYEWYWYKPNDNTKQKRKLGIIKEFEAYDLFVGTGEYIEDFENELKEKVLSYIQDLKYSKNGYVFILDFEGKYLAHVKKEYIGLNRISLKDKNNFMITKEIIKHAKNGSGFLKYIGTVKPNTNLPAEKTTYVKGFAPWEWAIATGFYTEELEEQLKKKEKEIEKNNADDIFNFLLISAILIFIFILLSFYISKILEKQFLKYKKEVSSHIEENRKKDTVLAQQSKMAAMGEMLQNIAHQWRQPLNTISTISSGIKFKKEFGLLEDDELIKSMDSVNGSVMYLSQTIEDFREFFNPDKKISTFDLKKTINKAIKLLEIQFENKNILIIKNVEEVQIHGYENELIQVIINICNNSRDELIKKDQNEKIIIIDMYKKDNEIKLIIKDNAGGIKENILSRVFEPYFTTKHKSQGTGIGLYMSQEIIVKHMKGSIIVYNEEFSHNGIKYKGATFEITLH, encoded by the coding sequence ATGCTATCAAAAAATGAAAAAAAGATATTAAAACTAATTAAATATACCCCAGTTTTAATAGTAGGTTTCTTTTCAATCCTTATAACTTATCTAATTTTTTTAGATAAAAACATACAATACAAAAAAGATGTAGATTCTTTAAAAAGTAGATTTCTTGAAGATAATAAAAATAGAATAAACTTAGAAGTAAATCGAGTTTATAATTATATACTTCATGAAAAAACTAACAGTGAAAAAAGACTTAAAATTTTACTTAAAGAAAAAGTAAATGAAGCTCATAAAAATATGACATTTATATATGAAAAATATAAAGACAAAGAGTCAAAAGAACAAATAATAAATAGAATAAAAGATTCATTACGTAATTATAGATTTAATCACAATAGGGGATATTTTTATATTTATGAAAAAAGTGGTAAAAATATTCTATTACCAACTAAAAAACATCTAGAAGGGAAAGATTTTTGGGAATATAAAGATTCAAAAGGTTCTTTTATAATTCAAGATATGGTTAAATTACTTAAAAATAATAGTGAATCTTTTTATGAATGGTATTGGTACAAACCAAATGATAATACGAAACAAAAAAGAAAATTAGGAATTATAAAAGAATTTGAAGCATATGATTTATTTGTTGGGACTGGTGAATATATTGAAGATTTTGAAAATGAATTAAAAGAAAAAGTATTATCTTATATTCAAGATTTAAAATACTCAAAAAATGGCTATGTATTTATTTTGGATTTTGAAGGTAAATATTTAGCCCATGTCAAAAAAGAGTATATAGGTTTAAATAGAATATCTTTAAAAGATAAGAATAATTTTATGATTACAAAAGAGATTATAAAACATGCTAAAAATGGCTCTGGATTCTTAAAATATATTGGAACAGTAAAACCAAATACAAATTTGCCTGCTGAAAAAACTACTTATGTTAAAGGTTTTGCACCATGGGAATGGGCAATTGCAACTGGCTTTTATACAGAAGAATTAGAAGAACAATTAAAAAAGAAAGAAAAAGAAATAGAAAAAAATAATGCTGATGATATTTTTAATTTTCTTTTAATTAGCGCAATACTAATTTTTATTTTTATTTTATTGTCTTTTTACATATCAAAAATCCTAGAAAAGCAATTTTTAAAATATAAAAAAGAAGTTTCTTCACATATTGAAGAAAATAGAAAAAAAGATACTGTTTTAGCACAACAATCAAAAATGGCAGCAATGGGAGAAATGCTTCAAAATATTGCACATCAATGGAGACAGCCATTAAATACGATTAGTACTATTTCTAGTGGAATTAAATTTAAAAAAGAGTTTGGATTATTAGAAGATGATGAACTTATAAAATCAATGGATAGTGTTAATGGTTCTGTTATGTATTTATCCCAAACTATTGAAGATTTTAGAGAGTTTTTTAACCCAGATAAAAAAATAAGTACTTTTGATTTAAAAAAGACAATCAATAAAGCAATAAAACTTCTTGAAATACAATTTGAAAATAAAAATATATTAATAATAAAAAATGTTGAAGAAGTTCAAATTCATGGCTATGAAAATGAACTAATACAAGTAATAATAAATATTTGTAATAATTCAAGAGATGAATTAATAAAAAAAGACCAAAACGAAAAAATTATAATCATTGATATGTATAAAAAAGATAATGAAATAAAACTTATCATAAAAGACAATGCAGGTGGAATTAAAGAAAATATACTAAGTAGAGTATTTGAACCTTATTTTACTACAAAACATAAAAGTCAAGGTACTGGAATAGGGCTTTATATGTCTCAAGAAATCATAGTAAAACATATGAAAGGTTCAATTATTGTGTATAATGAAGAGTTTAGCCATAATGGAATAAAATATAAAGGTGCAACTTTTGAAATAACTCTTCATTAG